The genomic segment TTTAAGGTCCAGATGTTTGTCACAAAAAGAGAACCCAAGTTTCCTGAATGCTGCCTAGCCCTTTAAATCAAATACTATCTTGTGTTGCATATTATCACATAGGAacgcattttaaaaataaaaatggcagcatcagtgtgcacatgcacacacgtatacacataagcaaacaaaaagactGGAAAGATATGTAACAGAAAATTAACAGATGTCTTCAATTAGAATTATACTcgatttttcctttcttctttgcctatgcccatttaaaaaaaaaaattaactgtgcACATAGACTATTTCCATAGttaggaaaaaaagtttaaaaaaatttacacaaGGATTCCCATTCTATGTAATTCTACATTTGCTTCCTATACCATAAAGAGTTAATTCTGAGATTTCTCTTAGTTTCCAAAAGAGCCCATCCATTTCCCTTGTGCCTAAGTGAACCTCTCACTGCTCACACTGAAGAGAAGGAGGATACTTACCTTCATAATCTCTTATTGAATCTTCTGTGCGGACCCCAGCCATGTTATACTGGCTACTCACAGACTGAGAAAGCATTCCTTCTAATCTCTCCAGTGTGGCCTGGCCTTCAGCTGTTAAATGGGATAATCCTTCTTCATAGGTGTAAAAGGTAGGGATGTCCCCCTGCCCTTgttctaaacaaataaaaaacttttaagttATTATAACATAGTGATGAAAGAAATGGACACTCAATAATGCATCTACTGATAAGGTACAGTGAAAGAAAAGCTTCTAGGAAAGGACTTTTCAACATTCATTTAACACACATATATAGGCCATCTGTTGAACACAGAGATTAAGAAAATGTTCCTACCCTCTAGGATGAGAAGGGATTTCAACTAATAGTGAGTCAGTAAATAGCAATTCCCAAAGAATCCAATGTCCAGGGACTAGAAGGAAAAGAGGGTGTTCCTGAGGCCAAGGGGGTCTTATATTATTCCAAGGTGGAAATTTACAGATGAGTGACAATTAATTTACTATTAATTAGTACTGAAGGTTTCATCCTCATTAAAATATATGCTCCTGCCCTGCcaagtagctcagctggttagagcatccacctgctatgccaaggttgcaggcttaaaccccagtctctctcaaatcaacacataaaaaataaaatataataaaatacacgctcattataaaaaaattagaaactctGGAAGATAtaaagaggattttttaaaaaaggatcacCCAAAAATCTCGGCTgagaatgtatttaaatatataaaggagAATGCCAGAAATGAGCTTGTCTCAGGCCAAGAAGTGGCCACTTATGGGAGAAAGGGCTTTGGACAGTGAGGCTGGTGTGGAGGAGACCACGGGGAAAAGAGAACAGCAGACACCTCGAGGCATTGCAAGACTCCACTAAGCTAATGCCTGCGTTCTGTTCTGGGGAAGCAAAGGGAAATACTCTTAGATAAACAAGGTCCAGtactagaaaaaagaaataacttttgCAGTGAGCTACCTAAAGGAACATTAAATAAAGATGTAGATAATACAGGTTTTAAGTGATAAAGGGAGAAGGCTTGTTTCCTGATAGCAGCTACATCAACTTAAAAAGACTGTCCTGACTGCCCACTTCCCTATCTACCATTTGCTTCCCCTCCATTTATCTCTACCCGtttcccccacaccaccccagTAATTTCTGTTGTTCACCATCAAGCTTGGAAGGTCTAAGATTTTTCCAGTTTGGCTTAGACATGAATTATGCCCCTCACTTTTATTAATAATCATACTATACAGTACTTATGAGAGGTATATACATCCATAATCCCAACCCCTTAGCACaaataaatgcttaaaatgaaacacacaaaaacacttttaaaaaaacccctttCACTAACCATGCGCTTCTACGTCATATTCTTCTCCATCATAATCATCTGAGTCCTCATCCTCAGGGTCTGGATGCAGAGCCTGGCATTCACACATCGCAGTGAACATCGCCTCCACTGAGCACGGAAATTAAACTACAATTAGTGTTTCTTTCTGGCCAATGTGCAATAAAACTGAATCAAATAACCATCAGTGCAAACAAACGTAATGGGTAAACAAGAGGTATACTAGGTTCACAATAGTCACAAAACCTGCCAAGTTCCAAGGAGAATCAATCTTGAAAAGTGCTTGATAGCAAGAACAAGTCACAAAATAGTAAGCTCATTTCAAGATACTACTGAGATCTCTTCATGTGGATTTTCTGAGAAGACAACTCAGAGCCCTGGTGGGGCTGCTAGTGTAGGGTGGAGCCCCGAGGCTAGCAGGGCTCAGGCCAGTCAGCCCGACCTCCTCCGCCCTCTTTCTGGTGAGGCTGACAGTCAACAGCATCAAGTAAATAAAGTAACCAGACCCCCCCCCCATTCACAAAGCGCAACATGGTGTCTACTATACATTCACAATCTTTGATATTAATGGGTGTCTTGTCCTCAGTGAGAGTACAGAtgctaaaacaaagaaaaagcagaacGGAGGCAATGAGGATAAAAGTACAAGTGTGTGTGTCACGCTCTCCCTCCCGGGAGCATGCCCACACCCTTCTGGCCCCCCTCTTCATTCCCCCCAGGCCCGCATCTACGGAACTCCTAGGGTCCCCATGAAACTTGCAAccggggagcagtgggcagtggcagctcatcccaggctaaccccctgagCCTGTCCCTACAGCCCCCATTTTCTAACTTCTCAGTGAGCCAAAacagccccacctaggctctctTGTTGCTTCTTCCATCCGaagtccttccttgtttcactgtccccagttttaataaatgtactctcaaataaaaagtgtttgcaTCAATAGGGGAATACCTGGTATGTAAGGGGAAAAGAATTGATTCCCCAGAACACTCACATGCTGATTTATCGCTAGGTACAAATCTAAATTCAGCAATAGGTTCAACATCATCATcactgtcttcctcttcttcatcagCAACAGATTCTTTTGATTCTTCTAGAAAGGGAATAAAAGTAACTTTTTTAtgatgttatttgttttgaaaaaaagcctaaaataatttcttaaggaATGCTTATTGATATAGCTAAATATtacaattcaatttttatttcaaattacaaAAACTTGGTTactttagagttaaaaaaaaactctggACAGCCCCTCTGGTCTGGTCCCATGGCACTTCACTGAGCCCCGGGGACTCTAAGTGCCCCCGGGGTCATGGAGGGGTGAGGAACCCCGCACAGTCAGGCCTCCAGTAAGTACAGTTCCAGTGCTGCCTGCTTCTTTCACCTTTCACTTTAAAACTAAGGGTACAAGCAGCACTTTATAAACCAGTGATGTGATTCACCGCCAACAACTTACAGATGCGAAACCAAGGCCCATAAAAGTTAACTGACCCgacagataaatttaaaaagtctgtaagcaagaaaaaatgcaaatgttcCATAAAGAGAAGATGCACatgttgctggtggaagtggAAATTGCCACAGCCATGCTGGAGATGCTACTACCCAGCAATTCCTCATGTAAGGACGTATTACATACGCACGGAGTATGTACATAAATGGTTATTGATGTTCTCTATGATCTAGTGAAAGTATAAAAAATACTGATCATCACtggctgatgtgtctcagtggattgagcgtggccCACAAACCAAAGGTTCACCAGGTTCGATTCCtcgtctgggcacatgcctgggttgggggccaagtccccagtggggggtgcacaagaggcaaccgcacactggttgcctctctctcacccttcccctctctctaaaaaataagtaaataaaatttaaaaaacaaacaaaaaacagacttaaaaaaatatactgaccaaaaaaaaagggaaatagatATAACCTGATCATACTAAGTTCTATAGATAGcagttaaaaatgaacaaatgtgatTTACATGtatcaaaatg from the Desmodus rotundus isolate HL8 chromosome 5, HLdesRot8A.1, whole genome shotgun sequence genome contains:
- the CLNS1A gene encoding methylosome subunit pICln, with protein sequence MSFLKSFPPPGSAEGLRQQQPETEAVLNGKGLGTGTLYIAESRLSWLDGSGLGFSLEYPTISLHAVSRDLGAYPREHLYVMVNATFGEESKESVADEEEEDSDDDVEPIAEFRFVPSDKSALEAMFTAMCECQALHPDPEDEDSDDYDGEEYDVEAHEQGQGDIPTFYTYEEGLSHLTAEGQATLERLEGMLSQSVSSQYNMAGVRTEDSIRDYEDGMEVDATPTVAGQFEDADVDH